One window from the genome of Candidatus Didemnitutus sp. encodes:
- a CDS encoding ABC transporter ATP-binding protein, which produces MRTTPTAVSEPIVEVQNLEKHFGAFKAVAGVSFAVRRGEIFGFLGPNGAGKSTTIRLLCGLLTPTKGTGTVAGFDIVRDTEKIRTRIGYMSQKFSLYDELTVEENIDFYSGIYRLPREKKAARKDWVLAMAGLREHRHARTAELSGGWKQRLALGCAVLHEPPILFLDEPTSGVDPNSRRAFWDLIYALSEQGVTVFVTTHYMEESEYCDRLGVIYRGELIALGTPRELKTRHMPEAVLELDCDRPNDAMLVLERLPAVKEVALFGKGLHAVAPDPVAAEAAIREALTTHGFRLGRLERIVPTLEDVFVSLIEARDAQAGRQQEVAR; this is translated from the coding sequence ATGCGCACCACTCCCACCGCTGTTTCCGAGCCGATCGTCGAGGTCCAAAACCTCGAGAAGCACTTCGGCGCGTTCAAGGCGGTCGCCGGCGTGAGTTTCGCGGTGCGCCGCGGCGAGATCTTCGGCTTCCTCGGACCCAACGGCGCCGGCAAGTCCACCACCATCCGCCTGCTCTGCGGCCTGCTCACGCCGACGAAAGGCACGGGCACGGTCGCGGGCTTCGACATCGTGCGCGACACGGAGAAAATCCGCACGCGCATCGGTTACATGAGCCAGAAATTCTCCCTCTACGACGAGCTCACCGTCGAGGAGAACATCGATTTCTACAGCGGCATCTATCGCCTGCCACGCGAGAAAAAGGCCGCGCGCAAGGACTGGGTGCTCGCGATGGCCGGCCTGCGCGAGCACCGCCACGCACGCACCGCGGAACTTTCCGGCGGTTGGAAACAGCGCCTCGCGCTCGGCTGCGCCGTGTTGCACGAGCCGCCGATCCTGTTCCTCGACGAGCCGACTTCGGGCGTCGATCCGAACAGCCGCCGCGCGTTCTGGGACCTCATCTACGCGCTGTCGGAGCAAGGCGTCACCGTGTTTGTGACGACGCACTACATGGAGGAATCCGAGTATTGCGACCGGCTCGGCGTCATCTACCGCGGCGAACTCATCGCCCTCGGCACGCCGCGCGAACTGAAGACGCGGCACATGCCCGAGGCCGTGCTCGAGCTCGATTGCGACCGCCCGAACGACGCCATGCTCGTGCTCGAGCGCCTGCCGGCGGTGAAGGAGGTCGCACTCTTCGGCAAAGGCCTGCACGCCGTCGCACCCGACCCGGTCGCCGCCGAGGCCGCCATCCGCGAGGCGCTGACGACACATGGTTTCCGCCTCGGTCGGCTGGAACGCATCGTGCCGACGCTGGAGGATGTGTTCGTCTCGCTCATCGAGGCCCGCGACGCGCAGGCCGGCCGCCAACAGGAGGTCGCCCGATGA
- a CDS encoding ABC transporter permease, which translates to MNLRRLWAVARKEALHIRRDPRSLILAVGIPMLMLLMFGYALTLDVDRVPFVVWDQGRSVESREFTAHFTATRYFDFRGTVSSYAEVEHAIDTREAMLALVLPPDFGQKIAAGRAAGVQAIVDGSDSNTAGIVLGYTAAITTTFNQQVALDQIRRITGLAPTAALDLRPRVWFNADLESRNFIVPGIMAVIMGLIAALLTSLTIAREWERGTMEQLISTPVKPAELILGKLLPYSAIGLANLAISVVMAVFLFHVPLRGSVVLLFSVGMVFVVGTLAQGVLISTIARQQLLASQMAMISTFLPAFLLSGFAFAIANMPLPVQGITYIVPARYFVALVKGIFLRGVGLEILWADALFLIAFTIVVIGVSIRKTRKVLG; encoded by the coding sequence ATGAACCTGCGCCGTCTCTGGGCCGTCGCGCGCAAGGAAGCGCTGCACATCCGCCGCGATCCGCGCAGCCTCATCCTCGCCGTCGGCATCCCGATGCTGATGCTGCTCATGTTCGGCTACGCGCTCACGCTCGACGTCGACCGCGTGCCGTTCGTCGTCTGGGACCAGGGCCGCAGCGTGGAGAGCCGGGAATTCACGGCGCATTTCACCGCGACGCGCTATTTCGATTTCCGCGGCACGGTCAGCAGCTACGCCGAGGTCGAACACGCAATCGACACGCGCGAGGCGATGCTCGCGCTCGTGCTGCCGCCGGACTTCGGCCAAAAAATCGCGGCCGGACGCGCCGCCGGCGTGCAGGCCATCGTCGATGGCTCCGATTCGAACACCGCGGGCATCGTGCTCGGCTACACGGCGGCGATCACGACGACGTTCAACCAACAGGTAGCCCTCGACCAGATTCGCCGGATCACCGGCCTCGCGCCGACGGCGGCGCTCGATCTGCGCCCGCGCGTCTGGTTCAACGCCGACCTCGAGAGCCGGAACTTCATCGTGCCCGGCATCATGGCCGTGATCATGGGCCTGATCGCGGCGCTGCTCACGTCGCTCACCATCGCGCGCGAGTGGGAGCGCGGCACGATGGAACAGCTCATCTCCACGCCGGTGAAGCCCGCCGAACTGATCCTCGGCAAGCTCCTGCCCTACTCCGCCATCGGCCTGGCCAACCTCGCCATATCCGTCGTGATGGCGGTGTTCCTCTTCCACGTCCCGTTGCGCGGCAGCGTGGTGCTGTTGTTCAGCGTCGGCATGGTGTTCGTCGTCGGCACGCTCGCGCAAGGCGTGTTGATCAGCACGATCGCGCGCCAGCAGCTGCTCGCCAGCCAGATGGCGATGATCTCGACGTTCCTGCCGGCGTTCCTGCTTTCGGGTTTCGCCTTCGCCATCGCGAACATGCCGCTGCCGGTGCAGGGCATCACCTACATCGTGCCCGCCCGCTACTTCGTGGCGCTCGTGAAGGGCATTTTCCTCCGCGGCGTGGGACTGGAAATCCTCTGGGCCGACGCGCTCTTCCTGATCGCGTTCACCATCGTCGTCATCGGCGTCTCGATCCGCAAGACGCGCAAAGTCCTCGGCTGA